A portion of the Sphaerochaeta pleomorpha str. Grapes genome contains these proteins:
- a CDS encoding peptide ABC transporter substrate-binding protein, which produces MKKFLTIVLCVLLVSSLFISCGKKEEPKTAATTTPAATAAPAATPAKAAAPAATPAPAATPAPAAPVAPAAPAQSAKDEVVFRISNAAEPESLDPALIQGVPEHRIFEALFEGLVANDPETANAVPGVAESWTSNEEGTQYTFKLRKDAKWSDGVAITANDVVYSWLRLLAPETAGPYAWFPCMFIKGASEYNAGEAGPEAVQIRALDDYTFQMDLIGPLPYAVDALTHYSFAIVPKHTIEKYGKAWTNPENFVGNGPFVLSEKVPQSYLAAVKNQNYWDKDNVKLDKVIFYASDSDSTNYNMYLNGEIDWLTNVPNDQIKAATMRDDFQSSPQLSTYYYVFQNEIAPVKDVRVRKALSLAVDRQALVDGVTKAGQIPAWGIVPPMAGYDALAFPYEDQADAIAAAQKLLAEAGYPNGAGFPTLTILYNTSEGHKQIAEFVQQEWKTNLGINVQLENQEWQTYLANRNQGNFTIARAGWVGDYQDPNTFLDMFITGAGMNGGKYANETYDLLINEAARMPAGEDRMGVLKTAEDIMINEDQSIMPFYYYVTINMIDTNKWGGWSGNTMDYHPVKDIYLK; this is translated from the coding sequence ATGAAGAAATTTCTGACTATCGTGCTTTGCGTTCTTCTTGTCAGCTCCCTCTTTATTTCCTGTGGAAAGAAGGAAGAGCCCAAGACTGCCGCAACCACCACACCCGCTGCTACTGCAGCTCCTGCTGCTACCCCTGCTAAAGCTGCTGCTCCAGCCGCAACCCCAGCTCCTGCTGCCACACCGGCACCAGCTGCACCGGTCGCTCCTGCCGCCCCTGCCCAGAGCGCAAAGGATGAAGTTGTGTTCCGCATCTCGAATGCTGCAGAACCAGAATCCCTTGACCCGGCTCTCATTCAGGGTGTCCCTGAGCACAGGATTTTCGAAGCCCTTTTCGAAGGTCTCGTAGCCAACGACCCTGAAACTGCAAATGCAGTACCTGGCGTTGCTGAAAGCTGGACTTCAAACGAAGAAGGCACCCAGTACACTTTCAAGCTTCGCAAGGATGCAAAATGGTCTGATGGTGTAGCAATCACAGCAAATGACGTAGTCTACTCATGGCTCCGCCTCCTTGCTCCTGAAACAGCAGGTCCCTATGCTTGGTTCCCCTGCATGTTCATCAAGGGTGCAAGTGAATATAATGCCGGTGAAGCTGGTCCAGAAGCTGTGCAGATCCGTGCACTCGATGACTATACCTTCCAGATGGACCTTATCGGACCTCTGCCGTATGCCGTCGACGCCCTTACCCACTATTCTTTCGCAATCGTTCCGAAGCACACCATCGAGAAATATGGCAAGGCTTGGACAAATCCTGAGAATTTCGTAGGGAACGGTCCTTTTGTATTGTCAGAGAAAGTACCTCAGAGCTACCTCGCTGCTGTCAAGAACCAGAATTACTGGGACAAGGACAACGTAAAGCTCGATAAGGTTATCTTCTATGCCTCAGATAGCGATAGCACCAACTACAATATGTACCTCAATGGTGAAATCGACTGGTTGACCAATGTACCTAACGACCAGATCAAGGCCGCCACAATGCGTGACGATTTCCAGTCCTCTCCCCAGCTCTCCACGTACTACTATGTCTTCCAGAACGAAATTGCTCCTGTTAAGGACGTTCGTGTAAGAAAGGCTTTGTCTCTCGCAGTCGATCGCCAGGCTCTCGTAGACGGTGTTACCAAGGCTGGACAGATTCCTGCTTGGGGCATTGTTCCCCCGATGGCCGGTTACGATGCTCTTGCTTTCCCGTACGAAGATCAGGCTGATGCAATTGCAGCAGCTCAGAAGTTGCTCGCAGAAGCTGGCTACCCCAACGGTGCCGGTTTCCCGACCCTCACCATCCTGTACAACACCAGCGAAGGCCACAAGCAGATCGCAGAGTTCGTACAGCAGGAATGGAAGACCAACCTCGGAATCAACGTACAGCTCGAGAACCAGGAATGGCAGACCTATTTGGCCAACAGGAACCAGGGCAATTTCACGATTGCACGTGCCGGTTGGGTAGGCGACTACCAGGATCCTAATACATTCCTCGACATGTTCATCACCGGTGCCGGTATGAACGGCGGAAAGTATGCCAACGAGACATATGACCTCTTGATCAATGAAGCAGCAAGAATGCCAGCAGGTGAAGACCGCATGGGCGTTTTGAAGACCGCTGAAGACATCATGATCAATGAAGACCAGTCCATCATGCCTTTCTACTACTATGTAACGATCAACATGATCGATACAAACAAGTGGGGCGGCTGGAGTGGAAACACCATGGATTACCATCCGGTCAAGGACATCTATCTCAAGTAG
- a CDS encoding ABC transporter ATP-binding protein yields MSEKIKPLLEVKDLKQHFPINTGIVFKKQVGAIRAVDGVSFDVYPGETLGIVGESGCGKSTTVRSISQLHKPTSGSVFFNGTDLVRAGEREMLIARREMQMIFQDPYASLDPRMTVRSIIAEPLVIYNKRGLLEKPLTSLEIEKQVEDLMERVGLNKAFKNRYPHEFSGGQRQRIGIARALALHPKIILADEPVSALDVSIQAQILNLLGDLQKEFGLTYIFIAHDLAVIQHISTRVAVMYLGKIVELSEAVQLYDNPKHPYTVALLSAAPIPDPKVERNRQRIILTGDVPSPDKERIGCYFYDRCPKKMPWCECHIPPMFKIDEKHQVACWLYDQKDYAKVSEKDAFADAKKQSQIN; encoded by the coding sequence ATGAGTGAAAAAATCAAACCCCTTTTGGAAGTGAAGGACCTTAAACAGCACTTCCCTATCAATACAGGAATTGTCTTCAAGAAACAAGTCGGGGCAATCAGGGCTGTAGATGGAGTCTCGTTCGATGTATACCCAGGGGAAACTTTAGGTATCGTAGGAGAATCAGGTTGTGGGAAGTCCACAACCGTACGCTCCATCTCCCAGCTTCACAAGCCTACCAGCGGAAGCGTTTTTTTCAATGGTACTGACTTAGTCAGGGCTGGTGAACGGGAAATGCTCATCGCCAGACGCGAGATGCAGATGATTTTCCAAGACCCGTATGCTTCGCTTGACCCGAGAATGACCGTTCGTTCCATCATTGCAGAACCTTTGGTAATCTATAACAAGAGGGGCTTGCTGGAAAAACCCTTGACCTCATTGGAGATCGAGAAACAGGTCGAAGATCTCATGGAACGTGTCGGGCTCAACAAAGCTTTCAAAAACAGGTATCCCCATGAATTCAGTGGCGGCCAGCGCCAGAGGATCGGAATCGCAAGGGCACTTGCCCTGCATCCCAAGATCATACTTGCCGACGAACCGGTATCTGCACTTGATGTATCGATCCAGGCACAGATTCTCAATCTGCTTGGAGACCTGCAGAAAGAATTCGGGCTGACCTACATTTTCATAGCGCATGACTTGGCAGTTATCCAGCACATCAGTACCAGGGTCGCCGTCATGTACCTTGGAAAGATCGTAGAGCTCTCCGAGGCTGTGCAGTTGTATGACAATCCGAAGCATCCCTATACCGTAGCCTTGCTTTCCGCTGCCCCGATTCCAGACCCAAAAGTGGAAAGGAACAGACAACGAATTATCCTCACCGGTGACGTCCCATCCCCTGACAAGGAACGTATCGGGTGTTACTTCTATGATCGCTGCCCGAAAAAAATGCCTTGGTGTGAATGCCATATTCCCCCGATGTTCAAGATTGACGAGAAACATCAGGTAGCATGCTGGCTGTATGACCAAAAGGATTATGCAAAGGTAAGCGAGAAAGACGCTTTTGCAGATGCCAAGAAGCAGAGCCAGATAAACTAG
- a CDS encoding ABC transporter ATP-binding protein, producing the protein MIDKKKTVLDVKDLKTYFKTDAGVVKAVDGVSFSVHQGETLGIVGESGCGKSVTNLSVMRLIPSPPGKIVGGEVLFEGEDILKISEAEMRTVRGDKISMIFQDPMTSLNPFLKISTQMIETIRLHNKNISKKEALERSIEMLGKVGIPSPEKRIQSYPHQFSGGMRQRVMIAMALSCNAQVLIADEPTTALDVTIQAQILELIGTLSKEFGTAVIIVTHDLGVVAGMCDKVCVMYAGRIVEKSVTDDLYAKPAHPYTEGLIMSVPRMDTKNKNDRLFSIEGQPPNVIDLPPCCPFHPRCHRDMEVCHQAYPPTVDLGNNHEVSCWLYSGEEAIAKALKEAAEKEKAL; encoded by the coding sequence ATGATAGATAAGAAAAAAACAGTCCTCGACGTAAAGGACCTTAAAACATATTTCAAGACTGATGCCGGCGTTGTAAAAGCAGTAGACGGGGTATCTTTCTCTGTTCACCAAGGGGAAACCCTAGGCATCGTAGGCGAGTCTGGTTGCGGCAAGAGCGTTACAAACCTTTCGGTTATGCGCCTCATCCCTTCCCCTCCGGGAAAAATCGTTGGGGGTGAAGTCCTTTTCGAAGGAGAGGATATCCTTAAAATCTCCGAAGCGGAGATGAGAACGGTCAGGGGTGACAAAATCTCGATGATTTTCCAAGACCCTATGACCAGCCTCAACCCGTTCCTCAAGATTTCCACCCAGATGATCGAGACAATCAGGTTGCACAATAAAAATATCTCTAAAAAGGAAGCACTTGAGCGTTCCATCGAGATGCTCGGCAAAGTCGGTATTCCTTCCCCTGAGAAACGTATCCAAAGCTACCCCCACCAATTCTCGGGGGGAATGCGCCAGCGTGTTATGATAGCCATGGCCCTGTCATGTAATGCTCAGGTTTTGATTGCCGATGAACCGACAACAGCCCTTGATGTTACCATCCAGGCACAGATTCTTGAATTGATCGGGACCTTGAGCAAAGAATTTGGAACTGCCGTGATTATCGTTACCCATGACCTTGGAGTCGTGGCTGGTATGTGTGACAAGGTTTGCGTTATGTATGCGGGACGGATTGTTGAAAAATCAGTTACTGATGACCTCTATGCAAAACCCGCCCATCCCTATACCGAGGGCTTGATCATGAGTGTCCCCCGGATGGATACGAAAAACAAGAATGACAGGTTGTTCTCAATTGAGGGACAACCACCCAATGTCATAGACCTTCCCCCTTGTTGCCCGTTCCACCCCAGATGCCATCGCGATATGGAAGTCTGCCACCAGGCATATCCTCCAACCGTTGACCTTGGGAACAACCATGAGGTTTCCTGCTGGCTCTACAGCGGAGAGGAAGCCATTGCAAAAGCCTTGAAAGAGGCCGCCGAGAAGGAGAAGGCCCTATGA